One genomic window of Chelonoidis abingdonii isolate Lonesome George chromosome 5, CheloAbing_2.0, whole genome shotgun sequence includes the following:
- the FASTKD5 gene encoding FAST kinase domain-containing protein 5, mitochondrial: MATVITCRRFPGGVRSMVAFSTTTKCGTKKRIPIRKQKEDESPEVSDTDAKAEASIRLLNPLEYRVLYNPSAYTGIKTASHQNAARNCDGSKGPLGSEFSSISAKQFQNTRSIACSQSQSNTKRTLLDLKFHKTLSTQANSEPPTMLEPKEDKLETYDSKEDPRMFQKHRPEYQSLSYDKSETLQVLPLEEGDLILHKVTVLKSGLIPGTIVQYFCKLSCLPVEQHVMVRSNTKFMMLCRYAVENIQLFSISELTDILKAFIRLGIPPTHSMLNVYETEFCRQVWDMSLDQLLLVADLWRCLGRSVPHYLQISFSYVNLHWKDLTLPQLVQLIYIIGEGRSVPQDLMQKLEILVLKYLDSFNLEEVGTISLGFFKSNSAFSEHVMRKIGDKVSGQMADMSNYALVNVLKMFRYTHVDHLEFLKQLGKVIPPRIGTIGIQGVMHITLACSALHYLDEGIMNAVASSLPSRVMYCRSKDVAKFLWSFGCLNYEPPNAERFYSSLIEQVYRKMHEFEKFPEHLLTCLLALAFAGHFPDDLIDYALSAEFIQLTRESKFELKKDLFTLDGSVEIECPDYKGNRLTPQFRQEVTEMLWNFTKKEICIKPEVTEALSLLEVMLGGPQYVKHHMILPHTRSDDMEVHLGTDRKPLPFNLEAAAAAKGELQDIGVSLTDNLMNQLLKGKSSGKSLVGNKTQTETYSQKEAVEQKQAPPIRNHSAFSYEVPLTDTILNVLTKSKTSPENCPSQLRLQPRGMKLAIQVSNRNHYCYGSKQLLGLHSLKRRQLQKLGYVVVELPFWEWLPLLRRTHSEKLSYLHHKVFNSVL, translated from the coding sequence ATGGCTACAGTGATAACATGTCGAAGATTTCCAGGAGGCGTTCGCAGCATGGTTGCATTTTCAACTACAACCAAGTGTGGGACCAAGAAGAGAATTCCTATTAGAAAGCAAAAGGAGGATGAGAGCCCTGAAGTGAGTGACACAGATGCTAAAGCTGAGGCTTCTATCAGATTGCTGAACCCTCTGGAGTACAGAGTACTTTATAATCCATCGGCCTACACAGGAATCAAAACCGCATCCCATCAGAATGCTGCTAGAAACTGTGACGGTAGTAAAGGGCCACTTGGAAGTGAATTCTCCAGCATCAGTGCTAAGCAGTTTCAGAATACACGTAGCATCGCCTGTTCTCAAAGCCAGTCAAACACAAAACGCACCTTGCTGGATCTGAAGTTCCATAAAACTCTTTCCACACAGGCTAACTCAGAGCCTCCAACCATGCTGGAGCCCAAGGAAGACAAACTGGAGACCTATGACTCTAAGGAAGACCCCAGAATGTTTCAGAAGCACAGACCCGAATACCAATCTCTAAGTTATGACAAGTCTGAGACCTTGCAGGTCCTTCCTCTAGAAGAAGGTGACTTGATATTACATAAAGTAACTGTTCTTAAGAGTGGCCTGATCCCAGGAACCATAGTGCAATATTTTTGCAAGCTGAGCTGTTTGCCAGTGGAGCAGCATGTGATGGTGAGGTCCAATACTAAGTTTATGATGCTGTGTCGTTATGCAGTTGAAAACATCCAGCTGTTTAGCATCTCAGAACTCACTGACATTTTAAAGGCCTTTATCCGTTTAGGCATTCCACCAACCCACTCCATGCTGAATGTGTATGAGACTGAATTTTGCCGTCAGGTGTGGGACATGAGCTTGGATCAGCTACTGCTGGTGGCTGACCTGTGGCGCTGCTTGGGACGCAGTGTGCCTCACTATTTACAGATCTCCTTCAGTTATGTTAACTTGCATTGGAAAGACCTCACCTTGCCTCAGCTTGTTCAGCTGATTTATATCATAGGCGAAGGTCGGAGTGTGCCCCAGGATTTAATGCAGAAGTTGGAGATTTTAGTGTTAAAGTACTTGGATTCCTTCAACTTGGAGGAAGTGGGCACCATTTCCTTAGGTTTCTTCAAGTCCAACAGTGCCTTTTCTGAGCATGTCATGAGAAAAATTGGAGACAAGGTGTCAGGCCAAATGGCAGACATGAGCAATTATGCTTTAGTGAATGTACTTAAGATGTTCCGCTATACTCATGTCGATCATTTAGAATTCTTGAAGCAACTTGGGAAAGTCATTCCTCCTCGGATTGGTACTATAGGCATTCAGGGTGTCATGCACATAACTCTTGCCTGTTCAGCCTTGCATTACCTCGATGAAGGGATTATGAATGCAGTAGCTTCTTCGTTGCCTTCCAGGGTGATGTATTGCCGTAGTAAAGATGTTGCTAAATTCTTGTGGTCATTCGGATGCCTGAATTATGAGCCGCCTAATGCAGAGAGGTTTTACTCCAGCCTCATAGAGCAGGTGTACAGAAAGATGCATGAATTTGAGAAGTTCCCAGAACATCTCCTCACCTGTTTGTTGGCTCTGGCATTTGCTGGGCACTTCCCAGATGACCTGATAGATTACGCTCTGAGTGCTGAATTTATTCAGTTAACCAGAGAGAGTAAATTTGAACTTAAAAAGGACCTGTTCACTCTTGATGGCAGTGTAGAGATAGAGTGCCCAGATTACAAAGGTAATCGCCTTACGCCACAGTTTCGGCAAGAGGTTACTGAGATGCTGTGGAATTTTACGAAGAAGGAAATCTGCATAAAGCCGGAAGTGACGGAAGCTCTCTCTCTACTTGAGGTAATGTTAGGTGGACCCCAGTATGTCAAACACCACATGATTTTGCCTCACACTAGATCAGATGATATGGAGGTCCACTTGGGCACAGACCGAAAGCCGTTACCTTTTAACTTAGAAGCTGCCGCAGCAGCTAAAGGAGAACTGCAGGACATTGGAGTCAGTCTCACAGATAACTTAATGAATCAGCTGCTGAAGGGGAAGTCCAGTGGCAAGTCACTTGTGGGTAATAAAACTCAGACAGAGACTTATAGCCAGAAGGAGGCAGTAGAACAGAAGCAGGCTCCACCCATTAGGAATCATTCTGCATTTTCATATGAGGTTCCTCTGACTGACACTATTTTGAATGTCTTGACCAAATCAAAGACCTCTCCTGAAAATTGTCCCTCCCAGCTAAGGCTGCAGCCCAGAGGCATGAAGCTAGCCATTCAGGTGTCAAACAGGAACCACTATTGTTATGGTTCTAAACAGTTGTTGGGACTACATAGCTTGAAAAGGAGGCAGCTACAGAAACTGGGATATGTGGTAGTCGAGCTGCCCTTTTGGGAATGGCTTCCTTTGCTCAGACGGACCCATTCAGAGAAACTGAGCTACCTGCACCACAAAGTGTTCAACTCGGTTCTTTAA